The following coding sequences lie in one Sesamum indicum cultivar Zhongzhi No. 13 linkage group LG9, S_indicum_v1.0, whole genome shotgun sequence genomic window:
- the LOC105170817 gene encoding ABC transporter G family member 28, which translates to MVGMKLSPATITFIFLLGASSVSHAEPGDGTPGTPVNPAAMELLSQALFSRSYFGPEISKVLGFCISDIDAEWNAAFNFSKNTDFLAGCLRTNKDAMQRLCTAAEAKFYGASLLQNAAGGSAQTKNFLKPNKNCNLSSWPSGCESGWACSAGQDKKVDLKEDKEMPQRDLDCRPCCEGFFCPRGLTCMIPCPLGSYCPPAKLNSSTGVCDPYRYQLPPGQPNHTCGGADIWSDFTSGPELFCSAGSYCPSTTQKLACTKGHYCRAGSTAQTSCYQLATCEPQTANQNITAYGIMFFAGITLVLVIIYNCSGQVLSTREKRQAKSREAAARSARETFQAREKWKAAKEVAKKGASELQSQLSRTFSRKKSVAPDHPRGSGQPKPGSDAALPPAPPAPPDSKGKKNKENNLTKMMRDIEENPDNDDGFDIQIGDKNLKKHAAKAKQLHTRSQIFKYAYGQIEKEKALQEQNSNLTFSGVISMATDLEFVSRRPIEVFFQDLTLTLRGKNKHLLRCVTGKLFPGHVSAVMGPSGAGKTTFLSALTGKATGCTITGSILINGNNEPMQSYKKIIGYVPQDDIVHGNLTVEENLWFSARCRLPAELDKPEKVLVVERVIESLGLQAVRDSLVGTVEQRGISGGQRKRVNVGLEMVMEPSLLILDEPTSGLDSSSSLLLLRALRREALEGVNICMVVHQPSYTLFKMFDDLILLAKGGLTVYHGSVKKVEEYFAGIGINVPERVNPPDYFIDILEGIVKPPAGAAVKFNELPLRWMLHNGYAVPPDMLDSAGMASPAPGGSTPGASPAAKAVEEISFAGDLWQDVKFAVGQKADQILHNFTKSADLSERQTPSILQQYKYFLGRVGKQRLREARTQAVDYLILLLAGICLGTLAKVSDETFGSTGYLYTVIAVSLLCKIAALRSFSLDKLHYWRESASGMSSLAYFLAKDTIDHFNTIVKPAVYLSMFYFFNNPRSTILDNYLVLLCLVYCVTGIAYILAIYFQPAPAQLWSVLLPVVLTLVANQEGDSFINKVADFCYTKWALEAFLLTNAERYSGVWLIQRCGALKQRGYDQKHYYPCLAYLIATGIVSRAFAFFCLVTFQKK; encoded by the exons ATGGTTGGAATGAAATTGTCACCGGCGACGATAACGTTCATATTTTTGTTGGGTGCATCATCGGTGAGCCATGCAGAACCCGGTGACGGCACCCCAGGCACACCCGTTAACCCCGCGGCGATGGAGCTCCTCTCCCAGGCGCTCTTCAGCCG CTCCTATTTCGGCCCCGAAATTTCCAAAGTACTCGGCTTTTGCATTAGCGATAT AGATGCTGAATGGAATGCAGCatttaatttctccaaaaataCAGACTTCTTGGCCGGATGTCTCAGAACCAACAAAG ATGCTATGCAACGGTTGTGCACAGCTGCAGAAGCAAAGTTTTATGGTGCTAGTCTGTTACAAAATGCCGCCGGTGGGAGTGCACAGACTAAAAACTTCCTGAAGCCTAACAAGAACTGTAACTTGTCCTCATGGCCATCAGGTTGCGAGTCAGGATGGGCATGTAGTGCTGGGCAAGACAAGAAAGTTGATCTTAAAGAAGACAAGGAAATGCCCCAAAGAGATCTGGATTGTCGGCCTTGCTGCGAAGGCTTCTTCTGTCCTCGTGGTCTTACCTGCATGATAC CCTGCCCCTTGGGATCTTACTGTCCTCCAGCAAAACTCAACAGTAGCACAGGCGTCTGCGACCC GTACCGGTATCAACTACCTCCAGGGCAACCGAACCATACCTGTGGGGGAGCCGATATATGGTCTGACTTTACAAGTGGCCCCGAGTTATTTTGTTCAGCGGGATCATACTGTCCCTCAACCACCCAAAAACTTGCCTGCACTAAAGG ACATTACTGCAGAGCTGGTTCCACAGCTCAAACAA GTTGCTACCAGTTGGCAACTTGTGAGCCACAAACTGCAAATCAGAACATTACAGCCTATGGCATCATGTTCTTT GCTGGTATCACTTTAGTACTTGTGATTATATACAACTGTTCTGGACAAGTTCTAAGTACTAGAGAAAAAAGACAAGCAAAATCCAGAGAAGCTGCCGCAAGAAGTGCTAGAGAAACATTTCAGGCACGCGAAAAATGGAAAGCTGCAAAAGAAGTTGCAAAAAAGGGTGCAAGTGAACTTCAGTCACAACTATCACGGACATTCTCACGCAAAAAATCTGTGGCTCCTGACCATCCAAGGGGATCAGGCCAACCTAAACCTGGATCAGATGCTGCATTGCCACCTGCGCCTCCTGCTCCACCTGACTCAAAAGGGAAGAAGAACAAGGAAAACAACCTCACAAAAATGATGCGTGATATTGAAGAGAATCCAGATAATGATGACGGATTCGATATTCAGAttggagacaaaaatttgaaaaagcaCGCAGCAAAGGCCAAGCAATTGCATACACGGAGCCAAATATTCAAGTATGCATACGGTCAAATTGAAAAGGAGAAGGCACTGCAAGAGCAGAATAgcaatttaactttttctgGTGTAATATCAATGGCCACAGATTTGGAATTTGTAAGCAGACGACCTATTGAGGTTTTTTTCCAAGATTTGACTCTTACCTTAAGAGGTAAAAACAAGCATCTGCTAAGGTGTGTAACGGGAAAACTATTTCCTGGCCATGTTTCTGCTGTCATGGGTCCATCAGGTGCTGGGAAGACAACATTTCTTTCTGCCTTGACAGGAAAAGCTACTGGATGCACCATCACTGGTTCAATTCTCATTAATGGGAACAATGAACCGATGCaatcatacaaaaaaattattggataTGTTCCTCAAGATGATATAGTGCATGGGAACTTGACAGTGGAGGAGAATCTCTGGTTCAGTGCTAGATGCAG ACTCCCTGCTGAGCTCGACAAACCAGAGAAAGTCCTAGTTGTTGAAAGAGTAATTGAGTCCTTAGGATTGCAGGCTGTTAGAGACTCCTTAGTAGGAACAGTTGAGCAGCGAGGAATATCTGGAGGTCAGAGGAAACGAGTAAATGTTGGGCTGGAAATGGTTATGGAACCTTCCCTTTTGATCTTAGATGAGCCTACATCTGGCTTGGACAGTTCTTCTTCTCTGCTACTACTTAGAGCCCTTCGTCGTGAAGCCCTTGAAGGAGTAAATATATGCATGGTGGTTCACCAACCAAG TTACACCTTATTCAAGATGTTTGATGATTTGATACTTCTAGCTAAGGGTGGCCTTACGGTATATCATGGATCAGTTAAGAAAGTTGAAGAGTACTTTGCAGGCATCGGGATCAACGTCCCTGAAAGAGTGAATCCTCCAGATTACTTTATTGACATCTTGGAAGGAATTGTTAAACCACCCGCAGGCGCAGCTGTTAAATTTAATGAGCTTCCTCTCAGATGGATGCTCCATAATGGGTATGCTGTACCGCCAGACATGCTAGATTCTGCGGGGATGGCATCACCTGCGCCTGGAGGTTCAACCCCCGGAGCAAGTCCAGCTGCTAAAGCTGTTGAAGAAATATCTTTTGCTGGCGATCTGTGGCAGGATGTCAAGTTTGCTGTTGGACAGAAGGCAGACCAAATATTGCATAATTTCACGAAGTCTGCAGACTTGTCGGAACGACAAACTCCTAGCATCTTGCAGCAGTACAAGTATTTCTTGGGAAG aGTCGGAAAGCAGCGACTAAGAGAAGCAAGAACACAAGCTGTGGATTATTTGATATTGCTACTTGCAGGAATCTGCTTAGGAACACTCGCCAAAGTGAGCGATGAAACTTTTGGTTCAACCGGATATCTATACACAGTCATTGCAGTTT CTCTACTCTGTAAGATTGCTGCATTGAGGTCATTTTCTTTGGACAAGTTGCACTACTGGAGAGAGAGCGCTTCTGGCATGAGCAGCTTGGCATACTTCCTAGCAAAGGACACAATCGATCACTTCAACACAATCGTGAAGCCTGCTGTTTATCTATCAATGTTCTATTTCTTCAACAATCCCAGGTCTACCATTTTGGACAACTACTTGGTCTTGCTCTGCCTAGTATATTGTGTTACTGGCATAGCTTATATTCTTGCCATCTACTTTCAACCTGCTCCAGCCCAACTG TGGTCGGTGCTGCTCCCTGTCGTTTTGACTCTTGTTGCCAACCAAGAGGGCGATTCATTTATCAACAAAGTCGCAGATTTTTGCTACACTAAGTGGGCTTTGGAAGCTTTTCTGTTAACAAACGCGGAAAG GTACTCTGGAGTATGGCTTATTCAAAGATGTGGTGCACTAAAACAAAGAGGCTATGATCAAAAACACTACTATCCCTGTCTAGCATACCTCATAGCCACAGGCATTGTCAGTCGTGCGTTTGCTTTTTTCTGTCTAGTCACATTCCAGAAAAAATGA
- the LOC105170275 gene encoding uncharacterized protein LOC105170275, with the protein MAAHDDLSVHLPTEFRKKKFIGQQRREELEREVSVLHKMLAHEQKVHEYLDRLQHRQNGSALTIPNFLPPKMKEILAELAMVENEITRLESQIKQLRFDVKHEKELNIETKYKEWGRGALKNHRESSPLPPNPNNVGKRSNDKVTFETKALHFISKAIKGDYHISDFSMNEKTMNSKGFPSQKENAYNEEGPTFREKVSKRSGIIKAPSPLREPRNPTPRRDRYLDIPTDIPSRVLSTPLHTEDENVHRWPPNKLSENIMKCLIFIFVRLLRTSRVMELEKSGPIARSTNFSLSFRAETGSSSKTSLMFQKDSRQQDPYGIFDSEESIPRDIGPYKNLVRFTSSSIDLKCIQNSSSVPLFQKLKVLIDGLKKVDLRFLSHQQKLAFWINMYNACIMHGYLQYGVPSVFSPENLLALINKATLNIAGNTINAQAIEHFILRKPDDSLVKEILGKGENDGKEMIVRELYGLETPDPNITFALCCGTRSSPAVKIYTADGVTAELERSKLEYLQAAIIVNSSKRIALPELLLRNMNDFAGDRETLMEWVCQQLPTSGSLRKSIVDCFRGSGHSGKASAVVEKIPYEFEFQYLLAI; encoded by the exons ATGGCCGCCCATGATGATCTCTCCGTTCATCTTCCCACTGAATTC agaaagaagaaattcatTGGACAACAGAGGAGGGAGGAACTTGAAAGAGAG GTTTCTGTGCTCCACAAAATGCTGGCTCATGAACAGAAGGTGCACGAATACCTGGACCGGCTCCAGCATCGACAGAACGGTTCTGCTCTCACTATTCCAAACTTTCTACCACCAAAA ATGAAAGAGATACTAGCTGAACTAGCAATGGTAGAAAACGAGATAACTCGATTGGAGAGCCAGATCAAGCAGCTCCGATTTGATGTGAAGCACGAAAAGGAACTCAACATCGAAACCAAGTACAAGGAATGGGGGCGCGGAGCTCTTAAGAACCACCGTGAGTCGTCTCCTCTCCCACCAAATCCGAACAACGTTGGCAAAAGGTCGAACGACAAGGTAACGTTTGAGACCAAGGCCCTGCATTTCATCAGCAAGGCCATAAAGGGAGACTATCACATAAGTGACTTTAGCATGAACGAAAAAACGATGAACTCAAAGGGATTTCCCAGCCAGAAGGAGAATGCATATAATGAAGAGGGACCGACGTTTCGTGAAAAGGTCTCAAAACGCAGCGGTATCATCAAAGCCCCCTCCCCCTTGAGAGAGCCAAGAAATCCAACTCCGAGA AGGGACCGTTATCTCGACATTCCCACTGATATTCCATCGAGAGTTCTCTCAACTCCGTTGCACACAGAAGACGAGAACGTCCACAGATGGCCGCCAAACAAGCTATCCGAGAACATAATGAAGTGTCTCATTTTCATCTTCGTCAGGCTGCTCCGGACGTCTAGAGTGATGGAGCTAGAGAAATCCGGGCCCATTGCCCGTTCTACCAACTTTTCCCTGAGTTTCAGGGCAGAGACAGGCTCGAGCTCGAAAACGAGCCTCATGTTTCAGAAAGACTCACGACAGCAAGATCCTTATGGTATCTTTGACTCAGAAGAGTCTATTCCGAGGGACATCGGCCCTTACAAGAACTTAGTCAGATTCACGTCGAGCTCCATTGACCTGAAATGCATCCAGAACTCGAGCTCAGTTCCtctatttcagaaattaaa GGTGTTGATAGATGGTCTTAAGAAGGTGGACTTGAGGTTCTTGAGTCATCAGCAAAAGCTGGCCTTTTGGATCAACATGTACAATGCTTGTATCATGCAT GGATATCTTCAATATGGAGTTCCCTCTGTTTTCAGCCCTGAGAACCTGCTAGCATTAATCAACAAG GCTACTCTGAACATAGCCGGCAACACCATAAATGCTCAAGCGATTGAACATTTTATCCTGAGAAAACCCGACGACTCACTAGTCAAAGAG ATTCTTGGCAAAGGTGAGAATGATGGTAAAGAAATGATCGTTCGCGAGCTCTATGGGCTTGAAACGCCTGATCCCAACATCACATTCGCCCTGTGCTGCGGCACTCGCTCGTCTCCAGCT GTTAAGATATACACGGCTGATGGCGTGACAGCTGAGCTGGAGAGATCGAAGCTGGAGTATCTGCAGGCAGCAATAATAGTGAATAGCTCAAAGAGAATCGCGCTGCCGGAGCTTCTGCTGAGGAACATGAACGATTTCGCGGGCGACAGGGAGACGCTGATGGAGTGGGTGTGCCAGCAACTGCCCACCTCAGGCTCTCTGAGGAAATCCATCGTGGATTGTTTCAGGGGATCAGGTCATAGTGGCAAGGCATCTGCAGTTGTGGAGAAAATACCCTATGAATTTGAGTTCCAATACTTGTTGGCCAtatga
- the LOC105170818 gene encoding lysM domain receptor-like kinase 3, producing the protein MCRSKMAVRASEPVRNPNSVPRPAMSDPSRTPRNSSSKSQGEKPSSSSSKTPKTPLSDPFRGTSSSYTAASTSSYPPPSVSSHASLSSLRDTLPESAQIYDFSEIRAATNNFLGKRHSSTSSSSQSWRCVVSGKDALVFQRKLRKSMTRSDVLQKLTVISKSHFTSIVKLLGVSISGEHIYLVYEFVQGSDLGLCLRNKMNPDFTVLSTWMSRMQIATDVAHGLDYIHNTAGLSIDMVHKHVKSSGIIVTEPSFNAKICHFGAAELCGETREDGPQATAAAAERQFEGVRGYMSPEFKATGVATQKSDVYAFGVVILELMTGKEPVTYKFDRSSGNYRLISVIETAREAVEGGGEEGVEGRLRRWTDKRLRDSFPVDAAEKLTRVALQCVQEDPDKRPDMKWVAGKISKLYLASKIWAERVKFPTEISVSLAPR; encoded by the coding sequence ATGTGTAGATCGAAAATGGCGGTCAGAGCATCGGAACCCGTGCGGAACCCGAATTCAGTCCCCAGACCAGCCATGAGTGATCCTTCAAGAACTCCTAGAAATTCTTCATCCAAATCGCAAGGAGAGAAACCCTCGTCCTCATCCTCGAAAACCCCCAAAACCCCCCTCTCTGATCCCTTCCGCGGCACCTCCTCCTCATACACCGCCGCCTCCACCTCCTCGTACCCCCCCCCCTCCGTCTCCAGCCATGCTTCTTTGTCCAGCCTCCGCGATACTCTCCCCGAAAGCGCCCAAATCTACGATTTCTCTGAAATCCGCGCCGCCACCAACAATTTCCTCGGCAAGCGCCACTcctccacctcctcctcctcccagTCGTGGCGCTGCGTCGTCAGCGGCAAAGACGCCCTCGTTTTCCAGCGGAAGCTCCGGAAATCGATGACGAGGTCAGACGTCCTGCAGAAACTCACCGTGATCAGCAAGAGTCACTTCACGAGCATAGTCAAACTCCTCGGAGTTTCCATCTCCGGCGAGCATATTTACCTCGTATACGAATTCGTACAAGGATCGGACTTGGGGCTGTGTCTGAGGAACAAAATGAACCCAGATTTTACGGTGCTGTCCACTTGGATGTCGCGTATGCAAATTGCGACCGATGTCGCGCACGGGCTCGATTACATTCACAATACGGCGGGTCTGAGCATTGATATGGTCCACAAGCACGTGAAGAGCAGTGGCATAATCGTGACGGAGCCATCGTTCAACGCCAAGATCTGCCATTTCGGCGCGGCGGAGCTCTGTGGCGAGACGCGGGAGGATGGGCCGCAGGCGACGGCGGCTGCAGCGGAGAGGCAGTTTGAGGGAGTTAGAGGGTACATGTCGCCTGAGTTCAAGGCGACGGGAGTGGCGACGCAGAAGTCGGATGTGTACGCCTTCGGGGTTGTGATTCTTGAGCTGATGACCGGAAAGGAGCCTGTGACGTACAAGTTTGATCGGAGCAGTGGGAATTACCGGTTAATTTCGGTTATCGAAACGGCGAGGGAGGCGGTGGAAGGCGGTGGGGAAGAGGGCGTGGAAGGGAGGCTGAGGAGGTGGACAGACAAGCGGTTGAGGGATTCGTTCCCGGTGGACGCGGCGGAGAAGTTAACACGGGTGGCGTTGCAATGCGTGCAGGAGGACCCGGATAAGCGACCCGACATGAAATGGGTGGCGGGTAAAATATCGAAGCTTTACTTGGCATCCAAAATTTGGGCGGAAAGGGTTAAGTTTCCAACGGAAATTTCAGTCTCATTGGCTCCTAGGTAG
- the LOC105170276 gene encoding 110 kDa U5 small nuclear ribonucleoprotein component CLO, with amino-acid sequence MDDSLYDEFGNYIGPEIESDQESDREEEDEELPERAEDEQPVSDDEHGPGKPNGWLTTTEDVDMDGQIVLAEDKKYYPTAEEVYGEEVETLVMDEDEQPLEQPIIKPVKNLKFELGVKDSSTYVSTQFLLGLMSNPALVRNVALVGHLHHGKTTFMDMLVEQTHHISTFDQNSEKHMRYTDTRIDEQERRISIKAVPMSLVLEDSNSKSYLCNIMDTPGHVNFSDEMTAALRLADGAVLIVDAAEGVMVNTERAIRHAIQERIPIVVVINKVDRLITELKLPPKDAYHKLRHTIEVINNHITAASSTAGNVQVVDPAVGNVCFASASAGWSFTLQSFAKLYVKLHGIPFDANKFASRLWGDYYFDPDTRSFKKKQPASGAERSFVQFVLEPLYKIYSQVIGEHKKSVEATLAELGVTLSNAAYRLNVRPLLRLACSSVFGSATGFTDMLVQHIPSAKDAAPRKVEHIYTGPKDSTIYQAMEDCDASGPLMVNVTKLYPKSDCSVFDAFGRVYSGEIMTGQTVRVLGEGYSPDDEEDMTVKEVTKLWVYQARYRIPISKAPPGSWVLIEGVDASIMKTATLCNLEYDDDVYIFRPLQFNTLPVVKTATEPLNPSELPKMVEGLRKISKSYPLAITKVEESGEHTILGTGELYLDSIMKDLRELYSEVEVKVADPVVSFCETVVESSSMKCFAETPNKKNKITMIAEPLERGLAEDIENGVVSIDWPRKKLGDFFQTKYDWDLLAARSIWAFGPDKQGPNILLDDTLSSEVDKSLLNAVKDSIVQGFQWGAREGPLCDEPIRNVKFKIVDAKIAPEPLNRGTGQIIPTARRVAYSAFLMATPRLMEPVYYVEIQTPIDCVSAIYTVLSRRRGHVTADVPQPGTPAYIVKAFLPVIESFGFETDLRYHTQGQAFCLSVFDHWAIVPGDPLDKSIVLRPLEPAPIQHLAREFMVKTRRRKGMSEDVSINKFFDEAMVVELAQQAADLHQQMM; translated from the exons ATGGATGATAGTTTGTATGATGAGTTTGGCAACTACATTGGACCTGAGATTGAATCCGATCAAGAGAGTGACAGGGAGGAGGAAGATGAGGAACTCCCTGAAAGGGCTGAGGATGAGCAGCCTGTGTCTGATGATGAACATGGGCCTGGAAAACCAAATGGGTGGCTAACCACTACTGAGGATGTTGATATGGATGGCCAAATTGTCCTAGCGgaggataaaaaatactacCCAACCGCAGAAGAGGTTTACGGTGAAGAAGTCGAAACTTTAGTTATGGATGAAGACGAGCAGCCACTTGAACAACCTATTATTAAGCCTGTAAAAAATCTTAAGTTCGAGTTGGGGGTTAAGGATTCATCAACGTATGTGTCAACACAGTTCCTTTTGGGTCTTATGTCAAACCCTGCGTTGGTCAGGAATGTTGCTTTGGTTGGCCACTTGCACCATGGGAAGACGACGTTCATGGACATGTTGGTTGAACAGACTCATCATATCTCAACCTTTGATCAAAACAGCGAGAAACATATGAGGTACACGGATACGAGGATAGATGAGCAGGAGAGAAGAATATCCATTAAGGCAGTTCCCATGTCACTTGTTCTTGAGGATAGCAATTCAAAATCATACCTTTGCAACATCATGGATACGCCTGGTCATGTTAACTTTTCTGATGAGATGACTGCTGCCCTCAGACTCGCTGATGGTGCGGTGTTGATTGTAGATGCTGCAGAAGGAGTGATG GTAAACACGGAGAGGGCAATACGCCATGCTATCCAGGAGCGGATACCCATAGTAGTTGTGATAAATAAG GTCGACAGATTGATAACTGAGCTGAAGTTGCCTCCAAAGGATGCCTACCATAAGCTTAGGCACACAATTGAGGTCATCAACAACCACATAACTGCTGCATCTTCAACTGCTGGTAATGTTCAAGTTGTTGACCCTGCTGTTGGAAATGTTTGTTTTGCAAGTGCCAGTGCAGGATGGTCATTCACCTTGCAGTCGTTTGCTAAGCTATATGTTAAGCTCCATGGTATTCCGTTTGATGCTAATAAGTTTGCTTCTCGCCTTTGGGGTGATTATTACTTCGATCCTGATACCAGAagtttcaagaagaaacaACCTGCTAGTGGTGCGGAACGGTCCTTTGTCCAATTTGTGCTAGAACccctttataaaatatatagccAAGTGATTGGAGAACATAAGAAGAGTGTGGAGGCTACACTTGCTGAACTTGGTGTGACCTTGAGTAATGCGGCTTATCGATTGAATGTTAGGCCTCTGTTAAGATTGGCATGCAGCTCAGTTTTTGGTAGTGCCACCGGCTTTACAGATATGTTGGTTCAACACATTCCATCTGCTAAAGATGCTGCACCTCGAAAAGTTGAGCACATTTACACTGGGCCAAAGGATTCCACAATCTACCAAGCCATGGAGGATTGTGATGCATCAGGTCCTCTAATGGTTAACGTAACAAAACTGTATCCTAAATCTGATTGCAGTGTTTTTGATGCCTTCGGTAGGGTCTACAGTGGGGAAATTATGACGGGGCAGACTGTGCGTGTGTTGGGAGAAGGCTATTCTCCAGATGATGAAGAGGACATGACAGTGAAAGAAGTGACAAAATTATGGGTCTATCAAGCTCGTTATAGGATTCCTATTAGCAAGGCCCCTCCTGGTTCTTGGGTTCTTATTGAAGGTGTGGATGCTTCTATTATGAAGACTGCCACACTCTGCAACTTggaatatgatgatgatgtgtaCATATTCAGGCCCCTTCAGTTCAACACGCTTCCTGTGGTGAAAACTGCTACTGAGCCTTTGAATCCCAGTGAGTTGCCAAAAATGGTGGAGGGCCTTAGGAAGATCAGCAAGAGCTATCCACTAGCAATTACGAAGGTCGAAGAATCTGGGGAACATACTATTTTAGGTACTGGAGAATTATACCTGGATTCTATAATGAAGGACCTCAGAGAGCTTTATTCGGAAGTAGAAGTCAAG GTGGCAGATCCTGTTGTCTCATTCTGTGAAACAGTTGTGGAATCCTCTTCGATGAAATGTTTTGCTGAAActccaaacaagaaaaataaaattaccatG ATTGCGGAGCCACTGGAAAGAGGACTTGCTGAGGACATTGAGAATGGTGTTGTAAGCATTGACTGGCCACGGAAGAAGCTTGGTGACTTCTTCCAGACAAAGTATGATTGGGATCTGCTTGCTGCTCGGTCTATTTGGGCATTTGGTCCTGACAAGCAG GGGCCTAATATCTTATTAGATGATACACTGTCGAGTGAGGTCGATAAGAGTTTGCTTAATGCAGTCAAAGATTCTATTGTTCAAGG TTTTCAATGGGGGGCTCGAGAAGGCCCCCTCTGTGACGAGCCTATCAGAAATGTGAAATTCAAAATAGTTGATGCCAAAATTGCCCCTGAGCCATTGAATCGTGGAACTGGTCAGATTATTCCAACTGCTCGACGAGTCGCCTATTCAGCTTTCCTTATGGCCACTCCTAGGCTGATGGAACCTGTATACTATGTGGAG ATACAAACTCCAATTGATTGTGTTTCCGCAATATATACGGTATTATCACGTCGACGTGGTCATGTCACTGCAGATGTTCCACAACCAGGAACCCCAGCCTACATTGTTAAG GCATTTCTGCCCGTGATAGAGTCATTTGGTTTTGAAACAGACCTGAGGTATCATACTCAGGGGCAGGCATTTTGCTTATCAGTATTTGATCACTGGGCTATCGTCCCCGGAGATCCACTTGATAAAAGTATAGTTTTACGCCCATTAGAGCCAGCTCCGATCCAGCATTTGGCCCGTGAATTTATGGTGAAGACGAGGCGTCGTAAG GGAATGTCGGAAGATGTAAGCATTAATAAATTCTTCGATGAGGCGATGGTTGTTGAACTAGCTCAGCAGGCTGCCGATCTTCATCAACAGATGATGTGA